One Fusobacterium ulcerans DNA segment encodes these proteins:
- the whiA gene encoding DNA-binding protein WhiA, translated as MSYTFKVKQEILTNEMVTEIEKTAELSAVLLSKNALGKDKVELKLENLPLAKRVYKILKEITDLTIGIKYLTSRRLGEHNVYVITVQKQRGYRDFVNKMNISTGVISASEDILKGFIKGMFLACGYIKDPVKEYALDFFIDNEEAAEKLYELLQEKGKKVFKTKKRNKPLVYLRNSEDIMDVMVMIGTIQAFFKYEETTMIKDLKNKTIREMNWEVANETKTLNTGNNQIKMINYIGKVLGLNTLSPVLEEVAFLRLQNPESSLQEIAEMIGISKSGVRNRFRRIEEIYNNLLEEERE; from the coding sequence ATGTCTTATACCTTTAAAGTAAAGCAGGAGATATTAACAAATGAGATGGTCACTGAGATAGAAAAAACAGCTGAACTATCTGCTGTCCTGCTTAGTAAGAACGCATTAGGAAAAGATAAAGTTGAACTTAAACTTGAAAATCTTCCTTTAGCAAAGAGAGTATATAAGATACTTAAAGAAATAACCGATCTTACTATTGGAATAAAATATCTTACAAGCAGAAGACTTGGAGAACACAATGTATATGTTATAACTGTGCAGAAGCAAAGAGGATACAGAGATTTTGTAAATAAGATGAATATATCTACAGGGGTGATATCAGCCAGTGAAGACATACTTAAAGGTTTTATAAAAGGTATGTTTTTAGCATGTGGATATATAAAAGATCCAGTGAAAGAATATGCTTTAGATTTTTTCATAGATAATGAAGAAGCAGCAGAGAAACTTTATGAACTTCTTCAGGAAAAAGGGAAAAAAGTATTTAAGACTAAAAAGAGAAATAAACCTCTTGTATATCTTAGAAATTCAGAAGATATAATGGATGTAATGGTAATGATAGGTACGATACAGGCTTTCTTTAAATATGAAGAGACTACGATGATAAAAGATTTGAAAAATAAAACTATCAGAGAGATGAACTGGGAAGTTGCCAATGAAACTAAAACATTAAATACTGGTAATAATCAAATAAAAATGATAAATTATATAGGAAAAGTACTCGGTCTGAATACCTTGAGTCCTGTGTTGGAAGAAGTAGCATTTTTAAGATTACAGAATCCTGAAAGTTCTCTTCAAGAAATAGCTGAAATGATTGGTATATCAAAATCAGGAGTAAGAAACAGATTTAGAAGAATAGAAGAAATTTACAACAATCTTTTAGAGGAAGAAAGAGAATAG
- a CDS encoding bifunctional riboflavin kinase/FAD synthetase, with protein sequence MKIINDIFDTKEQFHNSYVAIGTFDGIHYGHQQLIEAAVEKAKENNGISVVFTFANHPMEIIDASKTPKCINTLEEKIYILESMGIDYLILQPFNKKFADLTAVEFVEILKKDVDSKEIFVGFNFSFGEGGKAKTKDLIEIGESMGIKVNEIPAVTIDDQIISSTLIRKSIQRGEFEKVNRYLGHQFLIIGEVIHGKKIARQLGFPTANIKLSNRLYPPFGIYGAMVKIEGEDIERYGVVNIGVNPTLKPGERSVEVHILDFDGDIYGKKIYVEIMKFMRDEKKFNSVDELKQVIGNDVKNWQNFVKVRKNGYSSKDR encoded by the coding sequence ATGAAGATAATCAACGACATTTTTGATACAAAGGAACAATTCCACAATAGTTATGTTGCCATAGGAACATTTGATGGAATACATTACGGGCATCAGCAGCTGATAGAGGCAGCTGTGGAAAAAGCTAAGGAAAACAATGGAATCTCTGTTGTATTTACTTTTGCCAATCATCCTATGGAAATAATAGATGCTTCAAAAACACCTAAATGTATCAATACTTTAGAAGAAAAGATATATATACTGGAAAGTATGGGGATAGATTACCTCATACTTCAGCCTTTTAATAAAAAATTTGCTGATTTAACAGCTGTGGAATTTGTAGAAATATTGAAAAAAGATGTAGACAGCAAAGAAATCTTTGTTGGATTTAACTTTTCATTTGGAGAAGGTGGAAAGGCAAAAACTAAAGACCTTATAGAAATAGGCGAGAGCATGGGTATTAAAGTTAATGAAATACCTGCTGTAACAATTGATGATCAAATTATCAGTTCTACTCTTATTAGAAAAAGTATTCAAAGAGGAGAATTTGAAAAAGTAAACAGATATCTGGGACATCAGTTTTTGATAATTGGTGAAGTAATACATGGTAAAAAAATTGCAAGACAGCTTGGTTTTCCCACTGCCAATATCAAACTATCAAATAGACTATATCCTCCTTTTGGAATATATGGTGCTATGGTGAAAATAGAGGGAGAAGATATCGAAAGATACGGAGTGGTAAACATAGGAGTCAATCCTACATTAAAGCCGGGTGAAAGAAGTGTAGAAGTACATATACTTGATTTTGATGGAGACATCTATGGGAAAAAAATATATGTAGAGATAATGAAGTTCATGAGAGATGAGAAGAAATTCAATTCTGTAGATGAACTTAAACAGGTAATAGGAAACGATGTTAAAAATTGGCAGAATTTTGTAAAAGTGAGGAAAAATGGATATAGTTCTAAAGATAGATAA
- a CDS encoding segregation and condensation protein A, with protein sequence MDIVLKIDNFEGPLDLLLHLIDKKKLKISEIKISQIIDEYLSILEQAKDENFHIKVEFLVVASELLEIKASTLLTINDEQNKEKELKRRLEDYKLFKEIAVKVSEMENEYNISYSRGEGRKIIKKVAKEYDLSKLKAGDLYSSYVKYLKKNEDDEYMELHLDKQYTLKDEMDRLYLKTFSQNRTFDSLFGEAENRMHLVYIFLAILELYKDGLILIDGDMVMRNKHES encoded by the coding sequence ATGGATATAGTTCTAAAGATAGATAATTTTGAAGGGCCTTTGGACCTTCTTCTTCATCTTATAGACAAAAAAAAGCTGAAGATATCTGAAATAAAAATATCTCAAATAATAGATGAATATCTGTCTATACTGGAACAGGCAAAAGATGAAAACTTCCACATAAAAGTGGAATTTCTTGTTGTGGCTTCTGAACTTTTAGAAATAAAAGCTTCTACTCTTCTTACTATTAATGATGAACAAAACAAAGAAAAAGAACTGAAAAGAAGACTGGAAGATTATAAACTTTTCAAAGAAATAGCTGTAAAAGTTTCAGAGATGGAAAATGAGTATAATATCTCTTACTCCAGAGGTGAAGGAAGAAAGATAATTAAAAAAGTAGCAAAAGAATATGATCTTTCAAAGTTGAAAGCTGGGGATTTATATAGTTCATATGTAAAGTATCTCAAGAAAAATGAAGATGATGAATATATGGAACTTCATTTAGACAAGCAGTATACATTGAAAGATGAAATGGATAGATTGTATTTAAAGACTTTCTCACAAAATAGAACTTTTGATTCTCTTTTTGGAGAAGCAGAGAACAGAATGCACCTTGTATATATATTTCTTGCTATATTGGAGTTATATAAAGATGGGCTTATACTTATAGATGGAGATATGGTCATGAGAAATAAACATGAATCATAA